A single Capricornis sumatraensis isolate serow.1 chromosome 20, serow.2, whole genome shotgun sequence DNA region contains:
- the ARL2BP gene encoding ADP-ribosylation factor-like protein 2-binding protein: MDTLEEESFALSFSSASDAEFDAVVGYLEDIIMDDEFQLLQRNFMDKYYQEFEDTEENKLTYTPIFSEYISLVEKYIEEQLLERIPGFNMAAFTTTLQHHKDEVAGDIFDMLLTFTDFLAFKEMFLDYRAEKEGRGLDLSSGLVVTSLCKSSSVPASQNNLRP; encoded by the exons ATGGACACCCTAGAGGAAGAGAGCTTCGCGCTGTCCTT CTCTTCCGCCTCTGATGCAGAATTTGATGCTGTGGTTGGATATTTAGAGGACATTATCATGG ATGATGAGTTCCAGTTATTACAGAGGAATTTCATGGACAAGTACTACCAGGAATTTGAAGACACGGAAGAGAATAAGCTCACCTACACGCCTATTTTTAGTGAATAT ATTTCTTTGGTAGAAAAGTATATTGAAGAACAGCTGTTGGAGCGGATTCCTGGATTTAACATGGCGGCTTTTACTACAACTTTACA GCACCATAAAGATGAAGTGGCCGGTGACATTTTTGACATGCTGCTCACATTTACGGATTTTCTggcttttaaagaaatgtttctggACTACCGAGCA GAAAAAGAAGGCCGGGGACTGGACTTGAGCAGTGGTTTAGTGGTGACTTCACTGTGCAAATCATCTTCTGTGCCAGCCTCCCAGAACAATCTGCGGCCCTAG